CAACTATAAAGTAAAGAGAGGATTGGCTCAAGGAATATTGATACATGGCAATATTCAGCTTTTTCATGTATTGTTCAGCACCGTAGTCATCTAGCATGCGATACGATGCGCAATCGTTTGCTTGCGCACCTGTCGGCAAAGCCAAGATGATGCTGTATTTAATTTCGGGCGATCCGTATAATTTGTTCTGCCACCGCAATACCGACATGACTACTACATGACAATCATTACCAAGACAGATCAAACTGCGCGCCATCAAGTCCTCGATTCCTGTCTGCTTGGACGTCCTGTCCATTTGCTGCATGTATTCGGCGCCCAGCTGCGCGACGACCTGGCTACGGCCCTGCGCCAGCCGATGAGCCGTCGTTACTGGGGTAATTTCCAGATCGACGCGGTGACGTTGGCGCGCGCGGAAAACGAGGACAGCGTGAATCGCTGGCTGAATTTTTCCACGTCCGCCGGCCAGACGGGCTTTACGCTCGAACGGCAGATACTCTTGAGCGTGCTGAACTATCGTTACGGTAGTGCCGGCGCCAAGGGCGTGCTGCCCGATCCGGCGCAGGTGCGCGTGACTGCCACCGAGGAGCGCCTCGCTGTGGTGCTGGGACAACAGTTGGTGAACAGCTTGTTTACCCGCATCCACAAGAATTTGCAAAGCGTGGGCAAAAGCAGCGACATCGACACCAGTGCCGAGGTCGCCGTGCAACCGGGCGTGCATCCGCCGCGCGGCAGCTGGGTCGTCAGCGTGGCGCTCAGCGATGTCGCGGCGGGGCAGAGCGGCCACTTCTGGTTCTCGCTGGACAAGCGGCTGATGGCCGACGTGCTGCGCGGCTTGCTGCCCGAGCGCGCGCAGGCGAAGAAAGCCTTGCGCGGCAGTGTGCGCCCGCTCGCTTCGCGCCTGCAAGTGACCCTGGAAGGGCGGCTCGTCAGCAAGCAGGTGCAACTGGGCGCCTTGTTCGACCTGCGCGTGGGCGATGTGATTCCCGTCAGCCTGAGCCGCACCGACGTCATGCTCGACGATTCCCGTTTATTTACAGCGGCTGTTTCCGAACACAAGGGCAAGCTCTGTTTAACCTCATTTGAAGATGTCGAATAATATGAATATCACCGATACCAACCAGAGCGAAACCCTGCTGGAAGACCTGGGCGATGACATGATCATCGACCAGGGCGACATGTCCGACGTGGCCAGCACCCGCGCGCGGCGCGATATTCCGCAGATGATGCGCAAGATTCCCGTCACCCTGACCTTGGAAGTGGGCTCGGCCCGCATTTCGCTGGAAGAACTGATGGCCATCGGCCCGGAAAGCGTGATCGAACTCGACATGCTGGCCGGCGAACCGCTGGTGATCAAGGTCAACGGCACGCCGATCGGCCGTGCCGAAGTGGTGGTGGCCGGCGAGAACTATGGCCTGAAAGTCATCGACCTCGACGGTCTCAATCTCGACCTGATGACAGCATGAAGCTGGCGGTACCCGGTTTGAGCCGGCGCCGTGGCGCGCTGGCTGCCGCGCTGGCTGTCCCCATTCTGATGCTGTGCTGCAGCGCCGCCGGGGCGCAGGATTTGTTGTCCGGCGTGGTGCCTGGCGCGAAGACCGACCTGTCGGTGAAGATGCAGATCCTCGTCGTCATGACCCTGCTCGGGCTGCTGCCCGTGATGGTCATGATGATGACCAGCTTTACCCGCTTCGTCATCGTGCTGTCGCTGTTGCGCCAGGCCCTGGGCCTGCAGCAGGGTTTGCCCAACCGTATCGTCACGGGCATCGCCCTGATTCTCACCTTGCTCGTCATGCGCCCCATCGGCGAGCAGGTGTGGAAGGACGCGTTCGTGCCCTACGACCGCGACCAGATCGGCATGCAGGAAGCGCTGAAGATCGCCGAAGTGCCGATTTCGCGCTTCATGCTGGCGCAGACGAGCAAGGCTGCGCTGGCGCAGATCGCCCACCTGGCCGGCGAGCCGGCTAGCATGCGCCCGCAAGACCACAGTTTCACGGTCAAACTGGCGGCGTTTGTGTTGTCCGAACTCAAGACGGCGTTCCAGATCGGCTGCATGCTGTTCATACCGTTCCTCATCATCGATCTGGTGGTGGCGTCCGTGCTGATGGCGATGGGCATGATGATGCTCTCGCCGCTCGTCATTTCGCTGCCGTTCAAGCTGCTGCTGTTCGTGCTGGTCGACGGCTGGACCCTGACCGTCAACACCCTCGTTACCAGCATACAGGGCTATTGATCGATGTTTACCCCTGAAATCGCCGTCGACCTGATCATTGAAGCGTTGCATGTCGTCATGCTGCTGGTGGTGATCCTGGTCGTGCCAGGTTTGCTCATGGGCTTGCTGGTTGCGCTGGT
Above is a genomic segment from Janthinobacterium sp. 64 containing:
- the fliP gene encoding flagellar type III secretion system pore protein FliP (The bacterial flagellar biogenesis protein FliP forms a type III secretion system (T3SS)-type pore required for flagellar assembly.), producing the protein MKLAVPGLSRRRGALAAALAVPILMLCCSAAGAQDLLSGVVPGAKTDLSVKMQILVVMTLLGLLPVMVMMMTSFTRFVIVLSLLRQALGLQQGLPNRIVTGIALILTLLVMRPIGEQVWKDAFVPYDRDQIGMQEALKIAEVPISRFMLAQTSKAALAQIAHLAGEPASMRPQDHSFTVKLAAFVLSELKTAFQIGCMLFIPFLIIDLVVASVLMAMGMMMLSPLVISLPFKLLLFVLVDGWTLTVNTLVTSIQGY
- a CDS encoding FliM/FliN family flagellar motor switch protein, with amino-acid sequence MNITDTNQSETLLEDLGDDMIIDQGDMSDVASTRARRDIPQMMRKIPVTLTLEVGSARISLEELMAIGPESVIELDMLAGEPLVIKVNGTPIGRAEVVVAGENYGLKVIDLDGLNLDLMTA
- a CDS encoding FliM/FliN family flagellar motor switch protein, translated to MTIITKTDQTARHQVLDSCLLGRPVHLLHVFGAQLRDDLATALRQPMSRRYWGNFQIDAVTLARAENEDSVNRWLNFSTSAGQTGFTLERQILLSVLNYRYGSAGAKGVLPDPAQVRVTATEERLAVVLGQQLVNSLFTRIHKNLQSVGKSSDIDTSAEVAVQPGVHPPRGSWVVSVALSDVAAGQSGHFWFSLDKRLMADVLRGLLPERAQAKKALRGSVRPLASRLQVTLEGRLVSKQVQLGALFDLRVGDVIPVSLSRTDVMLDDSRLFTAAVSEHKGKLCLTSFEDVE